A segment of the Zingiber officinale cultivar Zhangliang chromosome 8B, Zo_v1.1, whole genome shotgun sequence genome:
TGAGCAATTTGTAAACTTGAGTCATTGCCTATTTATACCATGTCAGGTTTATGATAAGGCAAAATTTTTGTAAGAATATCATACTCTTGTGTAACATGATGAGCTCTGGAATCCGGATGTCATCCGGGGGTTTAGGAACCGATGACGTTGTACTAGATTTCCAAGATGAGGGGGGGGGGGCTGATTTGATAATACAGTTCTTTCTCGAAAATTAGAATCATatcatttataataattttgagcaTAATAACCATAGTTGAAACAAATCTGACAGCGTCCTTGACCTCGACCTCAACctttgaaacctccaatcgaccTTTGCCTTTGAAACCTCTAATCTGATTTTGATAACCATGTTGGAAAGGAGACTGATTATGTTGATCAGGTTATGGAGCTTTGCTAATCATGTGTACCAATAAAGATAGAGAATCTGCCATCATTTGAGATTTTATTTGTATAAGCCTTTCATAAGAGGATAACATACCATGAAGAGTTACGAGTGATACTTGATCCATGCGAGTCGTCACACTAGGAATAAAGCTATCATATTGAGGACCCAAACTTGTAAGAACATGCATTAATAGTTCTGGATCAGAGACTGAATGTCTAATTACAACTAGGTTGTTGGCAATGGTCTTGACTGATTGCATATTATCATTGATAGAGGCATCTCCTCGTTGCACAGACTATAATTGTAGATGAAGTTGGAGAACCCATGCTTGAGAGTGGGATGCAAAAGAATGATCAAGAGTTTCCCAAACCTAACGAGAGGTGTTGAGGCCAACAAGCATAGGAAGTATAGGCTTAGTAATTAATGAAATTAACCAAGACAAGCCTAATTGATCCTTCTTAAATCAAATGGCATAGGATGAATCATCTTCTTGAGGTGGGGATGAAGTACCATCAATATGACCTAGTAAATCATGAACACAAAGTAAAGGAAGAAATTGTAATGTTCAAAGTAAATAATTATCATGGTCAAACTTAACGAAAAAAGAAGGAACCGTATAAAAAggaaaatatatattttgtaaTATCGCAAGGATATAGTAGAAATGAAAGAAgacatatttttttatttctatttttattttatttttttgctttgttttttttttcttttttcccctTCATTTTTTTCCgctctgttttttttttgtttttttttttttgggtctaacagaacaaaaaagaaaaacaaatgggGAAGGAAAAAAAACGATGAACAAAAATCAAACGAACAAATAACAACTTTGCCTTACTGCGATTGAGTTGTCGAAGTTGCTATCATCGATAGAAAAGAGTTgttgaagaaaggagaaaaaaagCTACTGCTGTCGAAGTTGCCGAGATTGTCGCACTGTAGACGATGATATCAAACTTGAATGTAGAAATTTCTATAGTTgttattgttggggttgcaaggcaaatatagtcccacattgaaaacacatgggaaagatcatgagtttatcaagagaaagatatctccattggcaagaggccttttggggagagctcaagagcaaagccatgagagcctaggcctaaagtggacaatatcatgtcattgtggagatatctaaattattttcgatcctacaattagtatcagagcccggattgtcataaggtttaaccgtcgactgtgcacaagagctatgctctgattgaaccatgtgagtacaatattgacctcgaacaaagaaaatgCGGActtctatgttcggatcaagaggaccagacaccaggcaggaagtcctagttgcggctaggcacagaagtcctagtaggtcgggtggaccgaggggcaggaagatctggtgggtcaaggattggatgtgggaagcctgtggaagtcctagtaggtcgggtggaccgaggggcaggaagacctggtgggtcaaggattggatgtgggaagcctgtggtcctttgtttgagatataatcccacattgaaaatacatgggaaaaatcatgagtttataaagagaaagatatctccattgacaagaggccttttgagtagagcctataattatttttactatttgattCATATCGATCTTGATTTTGATATCGATCTTGATTATGataccaaatataataaatctcaaataattaaaattagttcaaaattattttttattattgtcctTAAGATAGAGATAATTCTTGTCTGGGCAAAATTAAAGGAttgtctttgttttttttttctttttattggaATAGTTATCttagttttatttattataaaaagaCATTTCATCCCAActctctctatatatttttttaaaaactactttataTTTGactaggggtgagcagtcaacccgTTAAATCGACCAATCCACTTataccgacccgaaccgaacaaaaaaaaaatcctccggatatagggtcggatgtaggATTCTGATATtatattatctgatctagtagggtcaGATAGTTTTTTATCTCAATAATCGAACCAATccgatccgcgatcacccctacttgtagcaactactgtcgataagttgctacatgttgtagtagctactgcgaataagctgctacacgttgtagtagctactgccgataagctactacacgttgtagcagctactgacgATTAGCTACTACAAagtgtaatgagtaatgtctattattattttaaaatattttattttttattgttttatatttatattttatatttcattcgatatagggtcggatatccaaataactgacaacccgtcggatatctgatacataataACCGCCGGATATAAGGCCAGATGTAGGTCTTGATATTATATTATCTGATCTATTAGGGccggataattttttatcctaataattGAACCAACCCAATCCACGATCACCCCTATATTTAACATTAGTGTAATAACTGCTACGTAATTACAACATCcaataactatataattataactTCATGGGCAATACAATTTGAGATCTACTTGCCCAATTTGAGATCTACTGTAAGTTAACAGTATAATTTATCttcttttatataaaaataaactataaGAAATATCTCAGATGAgcataattattttatattacaaTTATTGTAACTATGATCTCATAAATATtacaatataatattaatttatattgattagGATGGTAAACGAGTCGGTCAATCAAGCCTCGACTTTAACTCGACTCAATTTATACTGATTTGAGCTTGAGCTTACTTGAGCATGTAGAATTGAGCTCGAGTTCAATATTTAATTATAGACTAGAGCTTGAGctcgattttttttattatttttaataaataaattaatatattatatattatatagataaaaatatattattacagGTGTTTGGCTCGACAAACCATCAGCCTGTAATAATTAAGCTCAAGCTCGACTTGATTTCTAATCAAGCCAGTTCAAATACGGCTCGAGTTTAATCAACTTCAAGCTTGAGTCGAGTTTTGACCGAGTTGTGTTTTGACCGAGTTCTTACAAGCGACTTAGCTATTAAAggtttatattataataattataaattataatttgtACAGTTTATAAGTATTGATTAAAGTTGAAGTGTTATTATAATACAATGTTAAGTGTTGATATTTGTTATGGTACAGTTTGTTTAAATTGATCAGACTTGTAGTGCATGTTATAgcacttagggtgtgtttggttcagggttattcttgataatcttggttatccatccaaggttatcaacaaaaaccttatttgatttaggtattcgatgattcccaagtaatgttccatacccgacacgtcagcaaaagggtcatgcagcccggaatcggaaaacctcagaaaactaaggtttttgttgattccggggttagcgaattttttttaccaaaaatacccttcgataagaaaaaacatgaaaaaaaagagaaaaaatgtaaaaaaatattaaaaaatgtaaaaaaataaaaaatgttttaaaaaatttaaaattttattttttttataaaataaataatttaaaaaaataaaaaaataaaaaataaaaaatttaaaaatgttaaaaaaattataaaaatttaaaaatttaaattttttttaaaaatttaaaaaattttaaaaaattataaattttttttaaaaaaattaaaaataaaataaaataattaaaattaaaattaaaaaaatgtaaaaaaataaaaaaatataaatataaataatataaaaatataaaaacattaaaaaataaaaaaaacataaaaaagtaaaaaaatataccggaaaaagaaaagtaaaaaatattaaaaaataaataataataataataataatattatgtatagttggttttgtaactgagggtaatacggtaaaatattaaactagggtattcattaaaaccttcaaacaaacaagtttttattgcattacctaagttaaaccaaacaacatttggttatgttttattccctataaccttgattatgtgattacctgataatcacataaccaaggttatacatgatgacttgaaccaaacgcacccttataaACTATAACTATTACCATATCAATTATTTATATTGATTTCATGTTGTAAAAACAAGGATGCCTTTTTAATTTTTGTCAAACTTATTTGGAACTTTTTGCAAATAGTGTAGAATATTTATAGTATTACTTGAGGAATTAACTAAATAATTTTATGAAACTTAAAGAATTAAAAACCCGGTTCAGCCCTCCGCTAAAATCCCTAATCCATTAGTGGAACGCCTACTTTTTCCCCCTCCGCTCAACTCTATTTTGTTCTACAACGCCCCCTTCGCCGCCGCTGGTGGTGCGCCCCCACGCACGGTCCCGTTCGGACGCCCCGTAATCgacctctcctctccctcttttggtcTGCCTCACCTCCTCACCTGCTTGAACTAGGCGGCCTTCACATCCATCCACGCGGTGGCGAGTTCGTGTCTGCGGCCACAGAATCGCTGTTGCACTTTTCCTCTATATTCCTTGTATTCATCTTCAGATCGCTGCCTATTTCCACTTGGACAATCCCACTCACAGGAGAGATTCTGCGCGGGTGCCACTAGTTGGTAAGGCAAACTTCTGTTCTCTGTCACCGCTTCTTGCTTAAAATTTTCGAACATGATATTCTCAAAATTGATCATGGCTGTATGcgacaatgattttttttttgacattgTACCATTCAATTTTCGTCATCATGCTGAACTTCCAAAACACATCCAAACAATTCTGAGTTATTGAATTCATTGTATATAGTTAATTTCAGTTGATGTTTAAGACGTGGCctcaattatttgaaaattcagcTCAATTATGAACCAGCTTTGTAACAATCTacatttcttttatatttttcttttcattttttattcAACAAtgttataactttttttttttccatttttttgttTGCGTTTTCAGATTCTTTCTGATATAACAGacattaaaataattatgaaaaattTGGTAATGTACATCACTAGTTGACTTAGAACCACAATCAAACTACATGTTGAATTTACAAACATTAATCTTTCTTACAGATTTAAATTATGGGTTGTGTAGAGTTTAGCACATGCTGAGCAAGTAGTTGAGAAGCATTTTCTGATTTCTACAGGAAGAAGCCCAACCTACAGTTTGCACAAGCATCTTAAGCTTCCAAGAAGGTACTCTCATATTGACTTAAGTTatttgctatattgtttcccttTGGATGCTTATTGATCAGAATTTCCATTTATTGTGATATGGCCAATCATCTTCCAAATTCTGTCCTTTTTTGTCTCTGATTAACCTTAGATTTAGTTGAAAATATGGATATATATGAATACTTATTTAGCTCTCTGTTTTCATTGATTCAAGTGTAGTCTGCAGTTGAGAGAGGAAGCTGCTGTTGTTTTTTTGCTAATAATCCATATCAAGTCCTATTATTTAACTTCAGATAGATGGGTGATTTGAGCTGCAGTAAGATCCGAAACATTTGCATCCTTGCCCATGTTGATCATGGAAAGACAACCCTTGCTGACCATCTGATTGCTGCATGTGGTGGTGGGGTCCTCCACCCAAAGCTTGCAGGTCGACTGAGGTATATGGACTACCTTGATGAGGAGCAACGACGGGCTATCACTATGAAAAGTTCTTCCATTGCTCTCCACTACAAGGACTACAATATTAATCTTATTGACTCCCCTGGGCACATGGATTTCTGTAGTGAGGTATCAACGGCTGCACGTTTGAGTGATGGGGCCTTAGTTTTGGTTGATGCAGTTGAAGGAGTTCATATCCAGACACATGCAGTCCTTCGGCAGGCTTGGGTGGAGAAGTTGACTCCTTGCTTGGTCTTGAACAAGATTGACAGGCTAATTACTGAACTTAAATTGAGTCCAATGGAAGCTTACAACAGACTACAGAGGATAGTTCATGAAGTCAATGCAATAGTGAGTGCATATAAGTCTGAAAAGTATCTTTCTGATGTCGATTCTCTTCTTGCTGGGACATCTGGGGATGTGGATCAAGGGTTGGTTGAAGTGGAAGATGATGAGGAAGACATGTTCCAACCCCAAAAGGGGAACGTTGCATTTGTTTGTGCATTGGATGGTTGGGGTTTCTGCATAAACCATTTTGCTGAATTTTATGCTTCTAAGCTTCAATTCAGTATGTCAGCTTTGATAAAGGGGTTATGGGGACCGTGGTATTACCATACAAAGAAAATGATGATCGTGGGGAAAAAGGGGATAGAAGGTGTTAGTAAAGATCCTCAACCAATGTTTGTGAAGTTTGTGCTTAACCCTCTGTGGCAGGTCTACCAGGCTGCTCTAGAAGCTGATGGAGATATAAGGATGCTTTCCAAGGTTATAAGTTCCTTCAATTTATCTGTACCACAAAGGGAGCTTGAAAACAAGGACAAAAAGGTGGTTCTTCAGGCTGTCATGAGCCGTTGGCTTCCGTTGTCGGACACAATTCTATCAATGGTAGTCAAGTGCATGCCTGACCCTGTTTCTGCCCAAGCCACTCGCATTTGCAGGTTGCTTCCTAAGAGAGAGTTAGTGGTAAATAATTCCAGTCTGTATGATATATTTTCTGAAGCCGAGAATGTGAGGAAATGTGTTGAGTATTGTGACTCTAGGGCTGAAGCTCCATGTATAGCATTTGTTTCTAAAATGTTTGCTCTTCCATTTAAGATGCTACCAACAAAGGGTCCAAATGGAGAGTTTTTAAACAATCAACTTACTGGTGAAGTCGGAGAATCTGGTGAGTGTTTCCTTGCATTTGCAAGAATTTTTAGTGGGGTACTGCACTCAGGGCAGAAAGTCTTTGTGCTCTCATCTGTATATGATCCGCTGAAAGGAGAATCCATGAACAGACATGTACAAGAGGCTGAGCTTCAATCTATGTATTTAATGATGGGCCAGGGTTTGTTACCAGTTTCATCAGCAAGTGCAGGAAATGTCATTGCAATTCAAGGACTAGGTCAATATATTTTGAAGAGTGCAACTCTCTCATCTACAAGAAACTGTTGGCCTTTTTCTAGTATGATGTTTCAAGTGGCACCTACTCTTAGGGTTGCTATTGAGCCTTCAAATCCAGCAGACATGGGTGCACTTTTGAAGGGACTAAAGCTTCTCAATCGTGCAGATCCTTTTGTAGAGATAACTGTTTCTTCCAGAGGTGAGCAAGTGCTTGCAGCCGCTGGAGAGGTTCACCTCGATAGATGCATAAAGGACTTGAAAGAAAGATTTGCCAAGGTTTGCTTGGAAGTTTCACCCCCTCTTGTCTCATTTAAAGAGACCATTGAAGGGGAGGGCATTAATTTAATAGAGAATTCAAAGGTCTCTTTATGTTCTACTGAATATGTTGAGAGAACTACCCCAAATGGTAGATGTGTTTTAAGGGTGCAAGTCATGAAACTTCCTAAAACTCTAACAACGGTTCTTGAGGAATGTTCTGATATGTTGGGAGATTTTCTAGAAGGGCAATCTAGAAAGAGAGATGGAGCCTTAGGCTCTCACATTGCTCAGGATGACGGTGAAGTTGTTGGAGTTGTCCGAAAGAGAATACTTGATGCTTTAGAAAGCGAATTAGGTGTTTCTGTGAAAAATGATCAAGATAGAGTTGAAAGGTATCGCAAAATGTGGTCTGAATATTTAGGGAGGTTATGGTCACTTGGTCCTTCACACGTGGGGCCAAATGTTCTTCTTGCACCAGATTCCAAAGCAAGCAACATTTCTAATTTCAGTCTAGGTCAAAAGGGTATTCTTATACAGGGTTCATGTGATGTTTCTAAAAGATTAGGGTTCTTTAGTGATGCTGGTCTAGAATCTGGTACAAGTTCTCTGAGTACTGAAGAAACAGCGGAGGAAACTGAGTCACTGTATCGAGAAGCAGAAGCTCTTAAAAGCAGCATCGTGTCTGGGTTTCAGTTAGCAACAGCTGCAGGGCCTTTATGTGATGAGCCCCTGTGGGGTTTGGCATTTCTAGTCGAGCCTTATCTCTTCCAAGAAAGCTCTGAGGCTTCCAGTCAGTCTGATCAGTATGGTATGTTGAGCGGGCAAGTGATGACTGCAGTTAAGGAAGCTTGTAGGGCAGCAGTACTTCAAAACAAGCCTAGGCTTGTGGAAGCTTTGTACTTTTGTGAGTTGACTACGCCAACAGAATACTTAGGAGCAATGTATGGAGTTCTTGGAAAGATGCGTGCTAGAGTATTGAAGGAAGAAATGCAGGAAGGCTCCTCCTTGTTTACAGTGCACGCTTACGTCCCTGTTGCAGAAAGTTTTGGGTTCGCTGATGAACTCAGGAAAAGAACTTCAGGCGCTGCGAGTGCTCTGCTTGTTCTTAGTCATTGGGAGGAACTACCAGAAGACCCTTTTTTTGTTCCAAAGACGGAGGAAGAAATTGAGGAGTTTGGAGACGGCTCCAGTGTTCTTCCAAACATTTCAAGGAAGCTTATGAATTCTGTGAGGCGAAGGAAGGGCCTTCATGTGGAAGAAAAAGTTGTACAACATGCAACAAAGCAGAGGACACTAGCCCGGAAGGTGTGATCTGTAACATAATCTATTCGGTGATGATTGTTGTACAATTTCTACAAAATATTCTTGATCAATATATACAAG
Coding sequences within it:
- the LOC122015457 gene encoding elongation factor-like GTPase 1 isoform X1 produces the protein MGDLSCSKIRNICILAHVDHGKTTLADHLIAACGGGVLHPKLAGRLRYMDYLDEEQRRAITMKSSSIALHYKDYNINLIDSPGHMDFCSEVSTAARLSDGALVLVDAVEGVHIQTHAVLRQAWVEKLTPCLVLNKIDRLITELKLSPMEAYNRLQRIVHEVNAIVSAYKSEKYLSDVDSLLAGTSGDVDQGLVEVEDDEEDMFQPQKGNVAFVCALDGWGFCINHFAEFYASKLQFSMSALIKGLWGPWYYHTKKMMIVGKKGIEGVSKDPQPMFVKFVLNPLWQVYQAALEADGDIRMLSKVISSFNLSVPQRELENKDKKVVLQAVMSRWLPLSDTILSMVVKCMPDPVSAQATRICRLLPKRELVVNNSSLYDIFSEAENVRKCVEYCDSRAEAPCIAFVSKMFALPFKMLPTKGPNGEFLNNQLTGEVGESGECFLAFARIFSGVLHSGQKVFVLSSVYDPLKGESMNRHVQEAELQSMYLMMGQGLLPVSSASAGNVIAIQGLGQYILKSATLSSTRNCWPFSSMMFQVAPTLRVAIEPSNPADMGALLKGLKLLNRADPFVEITVSSRGEQVLAAAGEVHLDRCIKDLKERFAKVCLEVSPPLVSFKETIEGEGINLIENSKVSLCSTEYVERTTPNGRCVLRVQVMKLPKTLTTVLEECSDMLGDFLEGQSRKRDGALGSHIAQDDGEVVGVVRKRILDALESELGVSVKNDQDRVERYRKMWSEYLGRLWSLGPSHVGPNVLLAPDSKASNISNFSLGQKGILIQGSCDVSKRLGFFSDAGLESGTSSLSTEETAEETESLYREAEALKSSIVSGFQLATAAGPLCDEPLWGLAFLVEPYLFQESSEASSQSDQYGMLSGQVMTAVKEACRAAVLQNKPRLVEALYFCELTTPTEYLGAMYGVLGKMRARVLKEEMQEGSSLFTVHAYVPVAESFGFADELRKRTSGAASALLVLSHWEELPEDPFFVPKTEEEIEEFGDGSSVLPNISRKLMNSVRRRKGLHVEEKVVQHATKQRTLARKV
- the LOC122015457 gene encoding elongation factor-like GTPase 1 isoform X2, whose amino-acid sequence is MDYLDEEQRRAITMKSSSIALHYKDYNINLIDSPGHMDFCSEVSTAARLSDGALVLVDAVEGVHIQTHAVLRQAWVEKLTPCLVLNKIDRLITELKLSPMEAYNRLQRIVHEVNAIVSAYKSEKYLSDVDSLLAGTSGDVDQGLVEVEDDEEDMFQPQKGNVAFVCALDGWGFCINHFAEFYASKLQFSMSALIKGLWGPWYYHTKKMMIVGKKGIEGVSKDPQPMFVKFVLNPLWQVYQAALEADGDIRMLSKVISSFNLSVPQRELENKDKKVVLQAVMSRWLPLSDTILSMVVKCMPDPVSAQATRICRLLPKRELVVNNSSLYDIFSEAENVRKCVEYCDSRAEAPCIAFVSKMFALPFKMLPTKGPNGEFLNNQLTGEVGESGECFLAFARIFSGVLHSGQKVFVLSSVYDPLKGESMNRHVQEAELQSMYLMMGQGLLPVSSASAGNVIAIQGLGQYILKSATLSSTRNCWPFSSMMFQVAPTLRVAIEPSNPADMGALLKGLKLLNRADPFVEITVSSRGEQVLAAAGEVHLDRCIKDLKERFAKVCLEVSPPLVSFKETIEGEGINLIENSKVSLCSTEYVERTTPNGRCVLRVQVMKLPKTLTTVLEECSDMLGDFLEGQSRKRDGALGSHIAQDDGEVVGVVRKRILDALESELGVSVKNDQDRVERYRKMWSEYLGRLWSLGPSHVGPNVLLAPDSKASNISNFSLGQKGILIQGSCDVSKRLGFFSDAGLESGTSSLSTEETAEETESLYREAEALKSSIVSGFQLATAAGPLCDEPLWGLAFLVEPYLFQESSEASSQSDQYGMLSGQVMTAVKEACRAAVLQNKPRLVEALYFCELTTPTEYLGAMYGVLGKMRARVLKEEMQEGSSLFTVHAYVPVAESFGFADELRKRTSGAASALLVLSHWEELPEDPFFVPKTEEEIEEFGDGSSVLPNISRKLMNSVRRRKGLHVEEKVVQHATKQRTLARKV